A portion of the Trichomycterus rosablanca isolate fTriRos1 chromosome 17, fTriRos1.hap1, whole genome shotgun sequence genome contains these proteins:
- the ptgfr gene encoding prostaglandin F2-alpha receptor: MGNESCISGHISVTSSVVTMTVGIVSNILALFILHKAYQRFRVKSKASFLLFASGLVVTDFLGHLINGSLALYVYASNKDWESFDPKQIICGFFGICMAFFGLSPLLLGGLMAVERCIGVTQPLFHSTSLTSYHIVRLLALTWLLALLVALLPVVVWRPYQVQSSRSWCFFRLVGIRDWLDVLLPMIFSVLGLLALLISFVCNTVTGFTLLWSRLHRERDYHRRRTTLHFEMICQLLAIMMVSCVCWGPFLVIIIISLQDQEEVTYSHLLLAVRLATWNQILDPWVYILLRKAVLKRLFLLVQRCNGLCPKHAFSWRFSALGSSVGASSSVSSRPDFICLDGPFIPDTLMRPIRHFP; encoded by the exons ATGGGTAATGAAAGCTGTATTTCAGGACACATCTCTGTCACCTCCTCGGTTGTAACCATGACTGTAGGCATAGTCTCCAATATTTTGGCTTTGTTTATCCTTCACAAAGCCTACCAACGATTTCGTGTGAAATCCAAAGCTTCCTTTTTGCTCTTTGCAAGTGGACTGGTGGTGACTGACTTTCTGGGACATCTTATAAATGGCTCCCTGGCTCTTTATGTGTATGCCTCAAATAAAGATTGGGAGAGTTTTGACCCCAAGCAGATTATTTGTGGGTTCTTTGGAATCTGCATGGCTTTCTTTGGTCTGAGTCCACTTTTGCTTGGAGGTCTTATGGCTGTGGAACGCTGTATTGGAGTGACCCAGCCGCTATTTCACTCCACATCTTTGACCTCCTATCATATAGTCAGACTGTTGGCACTGACCTGGCTTCTAGCTCTTTTGGTGGCCCTGCTGCCAGTGGTAGTGTGGCGCCCGTACCAAGTTCAGAGCTCCCGAAGCTGGTGTTTTTTCCGCTTGGTGGGGATACGTGATTGGCTGGATGTTCTTCTCCCTATGATCTTTTCTGTCTTGGGGTTGCTAGCTCTTCTGATCTCATTTGTTTGCAACACAGTCACTGGATTCACTCTGCTGTGGTCCAGACTGCACAGAGAACGAGACTATCATCGGCGCAGGACCACTCTTCATTTTGAGATGATCTGCCAGCTACTTGCTATTATGATGGTGTCTTGTGTGTGTTGGGGTCCTTTTCTG GTTATCATTATCATAAGCCTACAAGACCAAGAAGAAGTTACATATAGCCACCTATTGCTAGCTGTACGCCTGGCCACATGGAACCAGATTCTTGACCCATGGGTATACATTCTACTACGCAAGGCTGTTCTGAAACGGCTTTTTCTACTGGTACAGAGATGTAATGGTCTATGTCCTAAACATGCCTTTAGCTGGAGGTTTAGTGCTCTTGGGAGTTCTGTGGGGGCAAGCAGCTCTGTCAGCAGCAGGCCAGACTTCATTTGCCTGGATGGTCCATTTATACCTGACACACTCATGAGACCAATCAGGCACTTCCCATGA
- the btf3l4 gene encoding transcription factor BTF3 homolog 4, translated as MNQEKLAKLQAQVRIGGKGTARRKKKVVHRTATADDKKLQSSLKKLAVNNIAGIEEVNMIKDDGTVIHFNNPKVQASLSANTFAITGHAETKQLTEMLPGILSQLGADSLTSLRKLAEQFPRQVLENKAPKAEDIDEEDDDVPDLVENFDEASKNEAN; from the exons ATGAATCAAGAAAAACTGGCTAAACTTCAAGCCCAAGTCCGAATAGGGGGCAAG GGAACAGCACGTCGAAAGAAGAAGGTCGTCCACAGAACGGCAACAGCAGATGACAAAAAACTTCAGAGCTCATTAAAGAAACTTGCTGTTAATAACATTGCTGGAATTGAGGAG GTGAACATGATTAAGGATGATGGCACAGTTATCCACTTTAACAACCCCAAAGTGCAGGCATCTCTGTCAGCAAACACATTTGCCATCACAGGCCATGCAGAGACCAAGCAGCTGACAGAGATGCTCCCTGGAATTCTGAGCCAACTTGGAGCAGACAGTCTTACGAGTCTGCGCAAACTTGCTGAGCAGTTCCCCAGACAAG TTCTTGAAAACAAAGCTCCCAAAGCAGAAGACATtgatgaggaggatgatgatgtcCCAG ATCTGGTAGAGAACTTTGACGAAGCATCAAAAAATGAAGCAAACTGA